In one window of Mytilus trossulus isolate FHL-02 chromosome 7, PNRI_Mtr1.1.1.hap1, whole genome shotgun sequence DNA:
- the LOC134726815 gene encoding uncharacterized protein LOC134726815, whose translation MDVLLVFMCFIVSYVVFERYRFNNKLGKQVQLLRRNSVNHDVLISRLSPFLEDSRSRNSGIEMPLRKLNRSIDYLVSDIKSHNSELEKIQTQFTSFKVEWLEQSKLYVNIPESVIVSSIEAPQIASELESLRDYIEDALDKFRVAMESNRSSLDTAKSAVEQLLISEGI comes from the exons ATGGATGTACTATTGGTGTTTATGTGCTTTATTGTTTCTTACGTTGTATTCGAAAGATACAGATTCAACAACAAATTGGGGAAAC AAGTTCAACTGTTGAGGAGAAATTCAGTGAACCACGATGTATTGATCAGTAGATTATCCCCCTTTCTCGAAG actcTCGAAGCAGAAATTCAGGGATTGAAATGCCTTTGAGAAAACTGAATAGAAGTATAGATTATTTAGTCTCAGATATAAAAAGCCACAACAGTGAACTGGAAAAAATTCAAACCCAATTTACAAGTTTCAAAGTAGAATGGCTTGAGCAATCCAAACTGTACGTAAACATACCGGAAAGTGTTATAGTATCCAGCATTGAAGCTCCACAGATAGCAAGCGAACTGGAGAGTCTGAGAGATTATAtag aagACGCATTAGACAAATTCAGAGTAGCAATGGAGAGCAATCGGTCTTCATTAGACACAGCAAAATCAGCTGTTGAACAGTTGTTAATATCAGAAG GAATTTAA
- the LOC134724622 gene encoding uncharacterized protein LOC134724622 encodes MDNQIKLVTKFLKLKREAKLKGISDDQVYKIFKEEKDLNQNEQKPKVDERIKKRNLRLIFLGGILPIIFGVLFMFYNQKEDFIHSITEARCAVDNSGMFIEVARPLTNCEMCRNLHQVPNEYEISVEDFSKKYAYTAVPVLIKDATKNWTAMNTFSYDFLKELYVNTTDAFEVTEEECQFFPYKTDFETLEDAFNMTDDRAHFKEGEKTWYFGWSNCHPDISTILRKHYNRPYFLPNDSESSSLDWIFMGGSGLGAFVHLDYVQRPSWQAQISGKKTWTLVPTPECEDICHSMNVTVHKGDIFVVDTNQWYHSTFIHPGEVSITIGSEYD; translated from the exons ATGGATAATCAAATAAAGTTGGTTactaaatttctaaaattaaaacgTGAAGCAAAATTAAAAGGAATTTCTGATGATCAAGTCTATAAGATTTTCAAAGAGGAAAAAGATTTAAATCAAAACGAACAAAAACCCAAAGTTGACGAAAGAATTAAAAAGCGCAATCTTAGACTGATTTTCTTAGGAGGGATACTTCCTATTATATTCGgagttttgtttatgttttacaacCAGAAGGAAGATTTTATCCACTCAATCACAGAAGCTAGATGTGCAGTAGACAATTCCGGAATGTTTATAGAAGTTGCAAGACCTCTAACTAACTGTGAAATGTGCCGAAATTTACACCAAGTGCCTAATGAATATGAAATTTCTGTAGAAGATTTCTCAAAGAAATACGCTTATACTGCAGTGCCGGTGCTAATAAAAGATGCAACGAAAAACTGGACCGCCATGAACACTTTCAGTTACGACTTTTTAAAAGAACTGTATGTCAATACGACAGATGCCTTTGAAGTTACTGAAGAAGAATGTCAGTTCTTCCCTTACAAAACAGACTTTGAAACTTTAGAAGATGCCTTCAATATGACTGATGACAGAGCTCACTTTAAAGAGGGAGAAAAAACGTGGTACTTTGGGTG gAGTAACTGTCATCCTGATATATCAACGATTTTACGAAAACATTACAACCGACCGTATTTTTTACCAAATGATTCCGAATCCAGTTCTTTAGATTGGATATTTATGGGAGGATCTGGTCTTGGTGCTTTTGTTCAT TTAGATTATGTACAAAGGCCATCATGGCAGGCTCAGATTTCTGGCAAAAAGACGTGGACTTTGGTCCCAACACCAGAGTGTGAGGATATTTGTCATTCAATGAATGTCACAGTTCATAAAGGGGACATCT tTGTGGTAGACACAAACCAATGGTACCATTCTACTTTCATTCACCCCGGAGAAGTTAGCATTACAATTGGATCTGAATATGACTGA